From Qipengyuania soli:
GTACTTGCTGCGGGCGGGGGCCTTGCGCTCGCCAACCTCGTCGAACGGGCGGGCGGAGACCTTGCCGGCGGTGCGACAGTCCAGATCGTCGATGCCAACCGCGAAACCCGCGCGGCGCAGGCGCAGGCGGCTGTCGCGGTCCTGTCCGACGATCCTGCCGTCGCCTCGGTCAGCCTGCTGCCCGACGACCAAGTCGAGAAACTGCTCGAACCCTGGCTGGGTGCCGGAGCAAGCGACGAGAACCTGCCGCTGCCCTCGCTCATCGACCTGCGATTCCGCGAGGAAGCCAGCGAGGCGCTGATCGAGGGCCTTCGCAGCAAGCTTGCCCGGGTGGCCCCTTCGGCACGGATCGATGCACAATCAACCTGGCTGGCTCCGGTCCTTCGCGCCCTGTCCACCTTGCGCTGGATGTCGCTCGGTCTCGTCCTGCTGCTAGCCTTCACCGGCGCTGCCGCAGTCTGGCTGGCTGCGCGCAATGCGCTGGGGACCAATCGCGACACGATCGAGATCGTCCACCTGCTGGGCGGGAACGACGACCAGATCGCCCGCATCTTCCAGCGTTCCATCCTGCTCGACGGAATCGCGGGGGGTGCGCTCGGACTCGTTCTCGGGTCGGGTGCCGTCCTTCTGATGGGGGCGCAATTCGCTGCGCTCGATTCCGGGCTCGTCGCGGGAGGAGGACTCGGGACCACCGACTGGATCATCCTGGCCACGGTTCCGCTTTTCGCGGTTGCGATTGCGGTCTACACGGCCCGCATGACCGTCCTGTCCTCGCTCGGAAGAATGTTGTGATCCTGCGTTTCGTTGCGGCCCTGCTGCTTGTCTACACCTTCGGCTTCCTCGCCTTCGCGGTGACGCTGCCCAAGCCCGTCTCCGGCGAAAAGACCGACGCGGTCATCGTGCCGACCGGCGGTCCGGGCCGGATCGCGCGCGGACTCGAGGTCGTGGAAGAGGGGCTGGCGAAGGAACTGTTCGTCTCGGGCGTCGACCCGGAAGTGAAGGAGGGTGAGTTCGCCGCAGAGTTCAACGTGCCCCGGCGGCTAATGAAGTGCTGCGTCAAGCTGGGCTACCTCGCGGTCGATACGCGTAGCAATGCTGGCGAAGCGGCGCAGTGGATGAAGGAGAACGAATTCTCCTCGGTCCGCCTCGTCACCACCGACTGGCACATGGCGCGCGCCGCGTCCGAGTTCAGCGAGGCCCTGCCCGAAGGTACGAAAATCGTGAAGGATGCGGTGGTATCGCAGCCCGACCTCGCGACCCTCTATCTCGAATACAACAAGCTCCTCGCTGCATCGATCTCGCAGGGCCTTCCGGTCTGAGACAAGCGATGCGGTTGCTGAGGAATATCGCGTTCTACGTCGCTTTCTACATCGGCTCGCTGCTGATCACTTCGGCATCGCTCCTCTCCCTACCGTTCAGCGTCGACCTGTTCCGAGCCCGTGTGCGCGACTGGCCGCGCTGGCAGCGCTGGTGCCTGACGCACCTCCTCGGCTGCGAGATCGTGATCGAAGGCGCGCCGCTCGACGAGCCGGTGCTCTATGCGATCAAGCACGAGAGTTTCTTCGAGGCGATCGATGCGCCGCGCCTGTTCTACCTTCCCTCGGTCTTCGCCAAGCAGGAGCTTTTCAGCATTCCCTTGTGGGGGCGTGCCGCTACTGCCTTCGGGCTGGTGCCGGTGGAACGCGACGCCGGAGCGAAGGCGCTGATGAAGATGATCCGCGCCGCGAAAGCGCTTGCGGCGGAAGGGCGTCCCTTGGTCATTTTTCCGGAGGGAACGCGGGTCCCGCATGGCGAGAACCGCGAGCTCCAGTCGGGCTTCGCTGGTCTTTACAAGATGCTTGGCCTGCCGGTGGTCCCGGTGGCTGTGAACAGTGGCCCGGTCTACCATCGCTGGCTCAAGAAGCCGGGACGGATCATCTATCGCTTTGGAGAGCCGATCCCCCCGGGCCTGCCGCGCGATGAGGTCGAGGCGCGGGTGCGGACCGCGATCAACGCGCTCAATGACTGATCAGATCGGGAGCGTCGTCGCGGTCAGCGCGCGTCCCGGTCACAATTTCTCCAAGCCCGTGCGCGATGCGGTCACTCTGATCGAAGGACTGGGCGTCGAAGGCGACGCGCATCTGGGCCGGACGGTAAAGCATCGCTCGCGCGTCGCGGTCGATCCCTCGCAACCGAACCTGCGACAGGTCCATCTGATCTCAGTCGAGCTGCTGGAGGAGATGGCGGGTCTCGGCTTCGACCTTGCCGCTGGCGACCTGGGCGAAAACATCCTCGTTCGCGGGCTCGATCTGATCGACCTGCCGCGTGGCACACGGCTGCAGATCGGTGGAACAGCTGAGATCGAGGTCACGGGCCTCCGCAATCCCTGTCGCCAGATCGAGAACTTTCGTCCGGGCCTGCTCAAGCCGATGATCGGGCGAGACGCGCAGGGACGCGCAGTTCTCAAGACCGGGATCATGGGCGTGGTGTTGAAGGGGGGCGAAGTTCGCGCCGGCGATGCGGTCGTGGCGATATTGCCGCCCGAGCCGCATGTCAGGCTCGAACGGGTCTAGTGGTCGGAGCGCCCGAAGTCGGGGCGCGCGTCGTCCTGGCCTTCCTCGATGATCGACCGGCGGATGGTGCGGGTCCGCTCGAACAGGTCGAACAGCGTGTCGCCGTCGCCATTGCGGATCGCGCGCTGGAGCGCGGTGAGGTCCTCCGTGAAGCGGCCGAGCACTTCGAGCACGGCGTCCCGATTGGTCAGGAAGACGTCGCGCCACATGGTCGGGTCGCTGGCCGCGATGCGGGTGAAGTCGCGGAAACCACCGGCCGAATACTTGATCACCTCACCGCGGGTCACGTCCTCGAGATCGCTGGCGGTGCCGACGATGGTGTAGGCGATGAGGTGGGGGATGTGGCTGGTCACTGCAAGCACGACGTCGTGGTGCGCCGGGTCCATGATCTCGACCTTGGCGCCAAGGCCTTCCCAGAAATCCGACACCTTGGCGACGGCCTCCTCGCTCGCGCCAGCAGGCGGAGTGACGATGCACCAGCGGTGGCGGAAGAGTTCGGCAAAGCCCGCATCGGGCCCGCTCTTCTCGGTCCCCGCGACGGGGTGCGCGGGGATGACGGTCGCGCCGGGAAGCGCCCTGGCTATCGCCTCGCCAACGCTGCGCTTGGACGAGCCGACGTCGCTGACAATGGCCCCTGCGGGCAGCGCCCCGGCTATGGCTTGCGCCGCTTCTCCCATCGCGCCGACAGGCACGCAGAGGATGACGAGTTCTG
This genomic window contains:
- a CDS encoding prephenate/arogenate dehydrogenase family protein, encoding MTVSRVAIIGLGLIGGSIGLAVREMLPDVRTTGWDASADVRKRAATRGLVGTVCETAAEAVAEAELVILCVPVGAMGEAAQAIAGALPAGAIVSDVGSSKRSVGEAIARALPGATVIPAHPVAGTEKSGPDAGFAELFRHRWCIVTPPAGASEEAVAKVSDFWEGLGAKVEIMDPAHHDVVLAVTSHIPHLIAYTIVGTASDLEDVTRGEVIKYSAGGFRDFTRIAASDPTMWRDVFLTNRDAVLEVLGRFTEDLTALQRAIRNGDGDTLFDLFERTRTIRRSIIEEGQDDARPDFGRSDH
- a CDS encoding lysophospholipid acyltransferase family protein, yielding MRLLRNIAFYVAFYIGSLLITSASLLSLPFSVDLFRARVRDWPRWQRWCLTHLLGCEIVIEGAPLDEPVLYAIKHESFFEAIDAPRLFYLPSVFAKQELFSIPLWGRAATAFGLVPVERDAGAKALMKMIRAAKALAAEGRPLVIFPEGTRVPHGENRELQSGFAGLYKMLGLPVVPVAVNSGPVYHRWLKKPGRIIYRFGEPIPPGLPRDEVEARVRTAINALND
- a CDS encoding MOSC domain-containing protein — its product is MTDQIGSVVAVSARPGHNFSKPVRDAVTLIEGLGVEGDAHLGRTVKHRSRVAVDPSQPNLRQVHLISVELLEEMAGLGFDLAAGDLGENILVRGLDLIDLPRGTRLQIGGTAEIEVTGLRNPCRQIENFRPGLLKPMIGRDAQGRAVLKTGIMGVVLKGGEVRAGDAVVAILPPEPHVRLERV
- a CDS encoding cell division protein FtsX, whose product is MKKPPVMARAVERGLSPFRGKRAAHLLPRARLGGPMPWVIAIMVALTVLAAGGGLALANLVERAGGDLAGGATVQIVDANRETRAAQAQAAVAVLSDDPAVASVSLLPDDQVEKLLEPWLGAGASDENLPLPSLIDLRFREEASEALIEGLRSKLARVAPSARIDAQSTWLAPVLRALSTLRWMSLGLVLLLAFTGAAAVWLAARNALGTNRDTIEIVHLLGGNDDQIARIFQRSILLDGIAGGALGLVLGSGAVLLMGAQFAALDSGLVAGGGLGTTDWIILATVPLFAVAIAVYTARMTVLSSLGRML
- a CDS encoding YdcF family protein; the protein is MILRFVAALLLVYTFGFLAFAVTLPKPVSGEKTDAVIVPTGGPGRIARGLEVVEEGLAKELFVSGVDPEVKEGEFAAEFNVPRRLMKCCVKLGYLAVDTRSNAGEAAQWMKENEFSSVRLVTTDWHMARAASEFSEALPEGTKIVKDAVVSQPDLATLYLEYNKLLAASISQGLPV